A window of Bufo gargarizans isolate SCDJY-AF-19 chromosome 9, ASM1485885v1, whole genome shotgun sequence contains these coding sequences:
- the HCFC1 gene encoding host cell factor 1 isoform X2, with translation MASTPAVTGSSSALQPRWKRVVGWSGPVPRPRHGHRAVAIKELIVVFGGGNEGIVDELHVYNTATNQWFIPAVRGDIPPGCAAYGFVCDGTRLLVFGGMVEYGKYSNDLYELQASRWEWKRLKAKTPKNGPPPCPRLGHSFSLVGSKCYLFGGLANDSEDPKNNIPRYLNDLYILELRPGSGVVAWDIPITYGILPPPRESHTAVVYTEKDSKKSRLVIYGGMSGCRLGDLWILDIDTLTWNKPNLNGVAPLPRSLHSATTISNKMYVFGGWVPLVMDDVKVATHEKEWKCTNTLACLNLDSMAWEHIVMDTLEDNIPRARAGHCAVAINTRLYIWSGRDGYRKAWNNQVCCKDLWYLETEKPPAPARVQLVRANTNSLEVSWGAVSTADSYLLQLQKYDIPAAAAAMTPANPVPSVPVNPPKSPAPAAAAPTVQPVAHTGITLVPQPASMPPTTATIQVLPAIPGNPVAVSAAARPQAVLKVGGPQSTVGTPLVTVRPATQVGKAPVTVTSLPPGVRMVVPAQSAQGTTIGGSQPMSGMAALAAAAAATQKIPPSSAPTMLSMPAGTAMVKSVAMSSATTTLPTSMKMASSPIMVSNPATRMLKTAAAQVGTSVSSAANTQTRPIITVHKSGTVTVAQQAQVVTTVVGGVTKTITLVKSPISVPGGSTLISNLGKMMSVVQTKPVQTSAITGQASSGPLTQIIQTKGPLPAGTILKLVTSADGKPTTIITTTQAGGTGTKPTILGISSVSPNTTKPGTTTIIKTIPMSAIITQAGATGVTNTAGMKSPITILTTKMVTSGTGTPAKIITAVPKLTSHGQQGLTQVVLKGAHGQPGTFLRTVPMGGVRLVTPVTVSSVKPTVTTLVVKGTTGMTSLGTVTGTVSSSLAGAGVHNTASLATPINTLGTIATLSSQVINPGAITMSAAQTSLTAASGLSTPTITMQPISQPTQVTLITTPSGVEAQPVHDLPVSILASPTSDQPTATVTIADSGQGDQPPGTVTLVCSNPPCETHETGTTNTATTTLVNLNSIVQQPGGTLQFVCEGQEPGTFVATALGQANGNIVRVCSNPPCETHETGTTQTSSTAMSNITSGQPGTVVRICSNPPCETHDTGTTQTSTTATANIGSGQPETAGNVCSNPPREIHDTGTTPTPTTARSNIGTEQNELLQRQAHNQPCETFQTVSTHTVMTSHANVQSEKVPQVCSNPPCETHETNTINTATTASSNLASEQPSDVARVCINRPSENHETGTTHTPTTARSNIGTGLSENQNRTLNNPPCETHQTISTKTTMSVQADYSSGSSNLIEVENSGAASTKDGEKSSPAKTQSLSSKHPCETLMTGTTQTATTAKSCINSGTPESNQQHSDGDPCETHQANSTSTTMSLSADKASDDDQSAKPVCSNPPCETHETGTTNTQTTARSGNGTEQTTGETHQTTSTGTVMMASESQPNTLEQRVCSNPPCETHETNTTNTATTSSSSMGSNPPPAAPTQQVCSNPPCETHETGTTHTSTTVTSNMGTNQDQTPAANGQGEEETVPTEESASSSTPSDSAATSSVTIVAVEASSSPVHSAVPVVSRAVTTVTQSTAIPGPSVPNIASLTDPPTEDGVQGPEAVPCTEQSEAPLSADILQPPEDVQAEPEAQPMDTAVPEHTEAELQAAMEAEHAQEAAAAAEQQAVEQLSLPQELMAEGQTTTLMVTGLTPEELAVTAAAEAAAQAAATEEAQALAIQAVLQAAQQAVMAAAGEPMDTSDVAHAELRHLTSEGPTTTIPIVLTQQELAALVHQQQQLQEAQHQQQLQHQLQQQQLQHQQQLQQQLQHQQQLHQQQQLQQQQLQQQQLQQQQLQQQQLQQQQLQQQLQQQQLQQQQLQQQQLQQLQIQQLHHVPTEALAPADSLNDPASESNGLNELTSAVTSAVSLLPSTATDSLAPTNTFTAPQPVVIASPAKMQAAAALTEVANGIESKQDSPPQQPKAPLKKENQWFDVGVIKATNMMVTHYYLPADDSTNDDDSGALPDYTQLKKQELQPGTAYKFRVAGINACGRGPFSEISAFKTCLPGFPGAPCAIKISKSPDGAHLTWEPPSVTSGKIIEYSVYLAIQSSQSSGEQKTTPAQLAFMRVYCGPNPSCLVQSSSLSNAHIDYTTKPAIIFRIAARNEKGYGPATQVRWLQESSKDGAAGKPGNKRPVSSPDMKSTPKKAKPDHP, from the exons ATGGCTTCCACACCGGCGGTGACCGGTTCATCCTCCGCCCTGCAGCCCCGTTGGAAACGAGTGGTCGGTTGGTCGGGCCCAGTCCCTAGGCCCCGGCACGGACACAGGGCCGTGGCCATCAAGGAGTTAATCGTAGTTTTCGGCGGAGGAAACGAAGGGATCGTGGACGAGTTGCACGTCTATAATACGG cAACCAACCAGTGGTTCATTCCTGCAGTGAGAGGCGATATTCCTCCGGGTTGTGCCGCCTATGGTTTTGTCTGTGATGGCACTCGTCTTCTTGTCTTCGGAGGAATGGTGGAGTATGGAAAATACAGCAATGACTTGTATGAGTTGCAG gcaagCAGATGGGAATGGAAGAGATTAAAagcaaaaacacccaaaaatggcCCCCCTCCATGTCCTCGCCTTGGACACAGCTTTTCATTGGTGGGAAGTAAATGTTATCTGTTTGGAGGATTGGCAAATGATAGTGAAGACCCAAAGAACAACATTCCCAG GTACCTGAATGATCTCTATATATTGGAGCTCCGTCCTGGCTCTGGGGTTGTAGCTTGGGACATTCCCATCACATATGGCATTCTCCCACCTCCTCGAGAATCACATACTGCAGTTGTATATACAGAAAAAGACAGCAAAAAATCCCGCCTGGTGATCTATGGTGGTATGAGTGGATGCCGGCTTGGCGATCTCTGGATATTGGACATAG ACACGCTGACATGGAATAAACCCAATCTAAATGGCGTTGCTCCTCTTCCTCGAAGTCTTCATTCTGCCACAACTATAAGCAACAA GATGTATGTTTTTGGGGGCTGGGTGCCTTTAGTAATGGATGATGTCAAAGTGGCCACTCATGAGAAGGAATGGAAATGTACGAACACCCTCGCCTGTCTCAACCTTG ACTCCATGGCATGGGAACACATTGTCATGGACACCTTGGAGGACAACATTCCACGGGCTCGCGCCGGCCATTGTGCCGTGGCAATTAATACGCGTTTGTATATATGGAGTGGTCGGGATGGATACCGAAAGGCCTGGAATAACCAAGTGTGTTGTAAAGACCTCTGGTACCTTGAAACAG AAAAACCCCCAGCACCTGCTCGTGTTCAGTTAGTTAGAGCAAATACTAACTCTCTAGAGGTAAGCTGGGGCGCTGTATCAACAGCAGACAGTTATTTGCTGCAACTTCAGAAGTACGACATACCAGCTGCTGCAGCAGCAATGACGCCGGCCAATCCAGTTCCGTCTGTGCCAGTGAATCCGCCCAAGAGTCCAGCTCCTGCTGCCGCTGCGCCAACAGTACAACCTGTAGCACACACTGGCATTACCCTGGTACCTCAGCCTGCCTCTATGCCTCCTACAACAGCCACCATACAGGTCTTGCCCGCAATTCCTGGGAACCCAGTTGCCGTTTCTGCTGCTGCCCGTCCTCAAG CTGTTCTGAAGGTTGGCGGACCTCAGTCCACAGTGGGCACACCGCTCGTTACTGTTCGGCCAGCTACTCAAGTTGGGAAAGCGCCTGTAACAGTCACATCTCTTCCTCCTGGTGTGCGAATGGTGGTACCTGCCCAGAGTGCACAAGGGACT ACTATTGGTGGCAGTCAGCCCATGAGTGGCATGGCAGCTCTTGCTGCAGCAGCTGCTGCTACACAGAAGATCCCTCCCTCCTCTGCGCCAACAATGTTGAGTATGCCTGCTGGAACTGCCATGGTAAAATCTGTCGCCATGTCATCTGCTACCACAACACTCCCAACATCTATGAAAATGGCATCATCTCCAATTATG GTCAGTAATCCAGCCACACGAATGCTGAAAACTGCCGCAGCTCAAGTGGGCACTTCAGTTTCTTCTGCAGCCAATACACAGACTCGTCCAATCATTACAGTGCATAAGTCGGGCACTGTCACAGTTGCACAGCAAGCCCAAGTTGTAACTACAGTAGTCGGCGGTGTCACAAAGACTATCACTCTTGTTAAAAGTCCAATTTCTGTGCCTGGTGGCAGCACCCTG ATTTCAAATCTTGGTAAAATGATGTCTGTAGTTCAGACCAAACCAGTCCAAACCTCTGCTATAACAGGACAGGCGTCTTCTGGGCCCTTAACCCAGATTATTcag ACAAAGGGACCTCTCCCTGCAGGAACCATTCTGAAGTTGGTGACCTCAGCAGATGGCAAACCAACAACAATTATCACGACCACACAGGCTGGAGGAACAGGCACCAAACCCACCATCCTAGGCATCAGCAGCGTATCGCCCAACACAACAAAGCCTGGTACCACAACGATCATTAAGACTATCCCTATGTCTGCTATTATCACACAAGCAGGAGCAACAG GTGTTACAAACACTGCTGGGATGAAgtcaccaatcaccatcctgacaACTAAGATGGTAACATCAGGCACTGGAACTCCTGCTAAAATAATTACCGCTGTCCCCAAGCTTACAAGTCATGGTCAGCAGGGATTAACCCAG GTTGTTTTAAAGGGGGCACATGGCCAGCCTGGCACTTTCCTCCGAACCGTTCCAATGGGTGGCGTCAGACTAGTCACACCTGTAACTGTATCGTCTGTCAAACCTACCGTAACAACCCTAGTTGTTAAGGGTACCACAG GGATGACCAGTTTAGGCACTGTCACAGGGACAGTTTCTTCAAGCCTGGCAGGAGCTGGGGTGCATAACACTGCTTCCCTTGCAACTCCAATAAATACTTTGGGAACCATTGCAACCCTTTCTAGTCAAGTGATTAATCCTGGAGCCATTACAATGTCTGCAGCACAAACTTCTCTGACTGCGGCCTCTGGTCTGAGCACACCAACAATCACTATGCAG cCAATATCGCAGCCAACCCAAGTAACGTTAATCACCACTCCTAGTGGGGTTGAAGCACAACCCGTGCATGACCTTCCTGTCTCCATCTTGGCTTCACCAACCAGTGATCAACCCACTGCAACTGTAACTATAGCAGATTCAGGTCAAGGAGACCAGCCGCCTGGCACTGTTACACTTGTGTGTTCCAATCCTCCCTGTGAGACACATGAAACAGGAACTACAAATACTGCAACCACCACCCTTGTCAACCTCAACAGCATTGTACAACAACCAGGTGGCACCTTGCAGTTTGTTTGTGAAGGCCAGGAACCAGGAACATTTGTAGCTACAGCTCTAGGTCAGGCAAATGGCAACATTGTCAGGGTCTGTTCCAATCCTCCTTGTGAAACTCACGAAACCGGAACCACACAAACGTCATCCACAGCAATGTCAAATATCACCAGTGGACAACCAGGGACTGTAGTAAGAATATGTTCTAATCCCCCTTGTGAGACCCACGATACTGGAACCACCCAGACATCAACTACAGCAACAGCAAACATTGGCAGCGGACAGCCAGAAACGGCAGGTAATGTGTGTTCTAATCCACCACGTGAAATTCATGATACCGGCACAACTCCAACTCCCACAACTGCAAGGTCAAATATTGGCACTGAACAGAACGAGCTCTTGCAGAGACAGGCGCATAATCAGCCATGTGAGACTTTCCAGACTGTATCTACCCATACTGTCATGACTTCGCATGCCAATGTTCAGTCAGAAAAGGTACCGCAAGTTTGCTCCAACCCACCTTGTGAAACCCATGAGACTAATACTATCAACACTGCTACTACGGCTTCGTCTAACTTGGCATCGGAGCAGCCAAGTGATGTTGCTAGGGTGTGTATAAATCGACCATCTGAAAATCATGAAACTGGCACTACTCACACGCCAACCACAGCAAGATCAAATATAGGCACAGGACTTTCAGAGAACCAAAATAGAACCCTAAACAACCCACCATGTGAGACTCATCAAACCATTTCCACAAAAACGACCATGTCGGTGCAGGCAGATTACAGTTCTGGGTCATCTAACCTTATAGAGGTGGAAAATAGTGGTGCGGCATCTACCAAAGATGGTGAAAAGTCAAGTCCTGCTAAAACGCAGTCACTCTCCTCGAAACATCCTTGTGAGACTCTGATGACTGGCACTACTCAAACTGCAACCACGGCCAAATCCTGCATAAACTCTGGAACACCTGAAAGTAACCAGCAGCATTCAGACGGTGATCCTTGTGAGACCCATCAAGCAAATTCCACAAGTACAACTATGAGTTTGTCTGCCGACAAAGCAAGTGATGATGATCAGAGTGCAAAACCAGTATGTTCTAACCCACCTTGTGAGACTCATGAAACTGGTACTACAAACACCCAAACTACAGCAAGGTCTGGTAATGGCACAGAACAAACCACTGGTGAGACTCATCAGACAACTTCTACAGGGACTGTTATGATGGCGTCTGAATCGCAGCCCAACACTTTAGAACAACGGGTATGCTCCAACCCGCCGTGTGAGACCCACGAAACAAATACCACCAACACTGCAACTACATCTTCGTCCAGCATGGGAAGCAATCCACCCCCTGCAGCTCCTACGCAACAGGTCTGCTCAAACCCACCTTGTGAAACGCATGAGACGGGAACAACCCATACTTCCACAACAGTCACCTCCAACATGGGGACGAATCAAG ACCAGACACCAGCTGCAAATGGGCAAGGAGAGGAGGAGACTGTACCCACTGAGGAATCTGCTTCAAGTAGCACCCCCAGTGACTCCGCTGCAACGTCCTCTGTGACTATTGTAGCAGTGGAAGCCTCTTCTTCTCCAGTACATTCAGCAGTTCCAGTTGTCTCCAGGGCAGTGACAACTGTAACACAGTCAACAGCAATAcctggtccttctgtacca AATATTGCATCTTTGACTGACCCACCTACGGAAGACGGCGTGCAGGGTCCAGAAGCGGTCCCTTGCACTGAGCAGAGTGAAGCTCCCCTCTCTGCTGACATCCTCCAGCCTCCTGAAGATGTTCAGGCAGAGCCAGAGGCACAGCCTATGGACACTGCGGTGCCGGAGCATACCGAAGCAGAGCTACAAGCTGCAATGGAAGCAGAACATGCTCAGGAGGCTGCTGCAGCAGCCGAGCAGCAGGCTGTAGAACAGTTGTCCCTCCCTCAGGAACTTATGGCAGAGGGGCAGACAACGACGCTCATGGTCACAGGGTTAACACCAGAAGAACTGGCAGTTACAGCTGCAGCTGAAGCTGCTGCCCAAGCTGCTGCCACAGAAGAGGCTCAAGCCCTGGCTATTCAGGCCGTGCTGCAGGCTGCACAGCAAGCAGTGATGG cagcagctggagagccaatGGACACCTCTGACGTGGCTCATGCGGAGCTGCGTCATCTGACGTCTGAAGGACCCACCACCACGATACCCATAGTTCTAACGCAGCAAGAACTTGCAGCATTGGTTCATCAGCAGCAACAGCTACAAGAAGCCCAACATCAGCAACAGTTACAGCATCAGCTTCAACAGCAACAGTTGCAGCATCAGCAACAGTTGCAGCAACAATTGCAGCATCAGCAACAGTTGCATCAACAGCAGCAGCTACAGCAACAACAgttacagcagcagcagctacaacagcagcaattacagcagcagcagctacagcAACAGCAGTTACAGCAGCAGCTACAGCAACAGCAgttacagcagcagcagctacagcAACAGCAGTTACAGCAACTTCAGATACAGCAATTGCACCATGTTCCTACGGAGGCCTTGGCACCAGCAGACAGCCTCAATGACCCTGCCAGTGAAAGCAATGGACTTAATGAGCTTACTAGTGCAGTGACCAGTGCTGTGTCACTTCTGCCATCTACTGCTACAGACA GTTTGGCTCCTACGAACACATTCACTGCACCTCAACCTGTGGTGATCGCTAGTCCTGCTAAAATGCAGGCGGCAGCAGCACTTACCGAAGTGGCAAACGGCATTGAGTCA AAGCAAGATTCTCCACCACAGCAGCCGAAAGCTCCGTTAAAAAAAGAGAACCAGTGGTTTGACGTAGGCGTTATCAAAGCTACTAATATGATGGTCACACATTACTACTTACCTGCTGATGATTCTACTAATGAT